A stretch of the Staphylococcus sp. NRL 16/872 genome encodes the following:
- a CDS encoding CHAP domain-containing protein: MRKKSLTVTLTSIAAFAGINGLASAQQTHVVEKTTSVETLAHQFATTASEIQSLNHIQSSEVQQGTSLVVPDKDVVEVKAGDTLNKIAKAHHISLDEVYALNPGLSTLIHPGDLIAVTEKGAASLDNNALDNAKLYAIATASEDQAINTTQLANLYDHDYQGSNAVTYSKGTYNYGATANEVPSRYATSYNYHVKTTSAPVISNYNYGTVSNQGNRYYVGNCTYYAFDRRQQLGRSVGSFWGNASNWANSARNAGLAVDNRPEVGAIFQTSAGYYGHVGVVERVNSDGSVYVSEMNWNGNFNNVTNRTIKNTSGYNFIH, from the coding sequence ATGAGAAAAAAATCATTGACTGTAACACTAACATCTATCGCAGCGTTTGCTGGTATTAATGGCTTAGCTAGTGCACAACAAACACATGTAGTTGAGAAAACAACGTCAGTAGAAACATTAGCGCATCAATTTGCTACGACTGCTAGTGAAATCCAATCATTAAATCATATTCAATCAAGCGAAGTTCAACAAGGCACATCTTTAGTAGTTCCAGACAAAGATGTCGTTGAAGTAAAAGCTGGAGATACGTTAAATAAAATTGCTAAAGCACATCATATTTCTTTAGACGAGGTTTATGCACTTAATCCTGGTTTATCTACACTTATTCATCCAGGTGATTTAATTGCAGTAACTGAAAAAGGCGCTGCAAGTTTAGACAATAATGCACTTGACAATGCTAAACTTTATGCAATTGCTACAGCGTCTGAAGATCAAGCAATCAATACTACGCAACTTGCAAATTTATATGACCATGATTATCAAGGAAGTAACGCAGTAACATATAGCAAAGGTACTTATAACTATGGTGCGACTGCTAATGAAGTGCCATCAAGATATGCGACTAGCTACAACTATCATGTGAAAACAACAAGTGCACCTGTAATTTCAAATTATAACTATGGTACTGTAAGCAACCAAGGCAATCGTTATTACGTTGGTAATTGTACATATTATGCGTTTGACCGTCGTCAACAATTAGGTCGATCAGTTGGAAGTTTCTGGGGTAACGCAAGTAACTGGGCGAATTCAGCTAGAAATGCTGGATTAGCGGTTGATAACAGACCAGAAGTCGGTGCCATCTTCCAAACTAGCGCTGGTTACTACGGTCATGTAGGCGTAGTTGAACGCGTGAATAGCGATGGTTCAGTTTATGTATCTGAAATGAACTGGAATGGAAACTTTAATAATGTTACAAACCGAACTATTAAAAATACTTCAGGTTATAACTTTATCCATTAA